A genomic segment from Microbacterium sp. SORGH_AS_0428 encodes:
- a CDS encoding ABC transporter substrate-binding protein codes for MKSRALRPLGLAAGIATAAIVLAGCSTGGGEQSDPNAPVTLTIATFNDFGYTDALLQEYMDENPNVKIVHNKAATSNDARANYFQKLGKTGLADIEAIEVDWLPEVMKYSDMLAPVPTDLTDRWLDWKVKAATDADGNLIGYGTDIGPEAVCYRSDLFQAAGLPTDRAEVGKLFDGDWANYFKVGDQYVAATGKAFFDSAGGTYQGMINQVEAAYENPSDGKITATTNPEVKDIYDQVTAASATQSAHFSQWSDDWFAGLSNGDFATMLCPGWMLGVISGNAKDVTGWDVAPMFPNGGGNWGGSYLTIPANGKNVAAAQKLADWLTDAKTQVKAFENAGTFPSQNDALTDATLLDSTNEYFNNAPVGQIFSERAKAVTVSPFKGEFYFQVNDAMQKALTRVEDGTQDAKASWDQWVSEVEAIK; via the coding sequence GTGAAATCACGCGCCCTGCGACCGCTCGGCCTCGCCGCCGGCATCGCAACCGCAGCCATCGTCCTCGCCGGTTGTTCGACCGGTGGCGGAGAGCAGTCCGACCCGAACGCGCCGGTCACGCTCACCATCGCCACCTTCAACGACTTCGGCTACACCGATGCACTCCTGCAGGAGTACATGGACGAGAACCCGAACGTGAAGATCGTCCACAACAAGGCCGCGACGTCCAACGACGCCCGTGCCAACTACTTCCAGAAGCTCGGCAAGACCGGCCTCGCCGACATCGAGGCAATCGAGGTCGACTGGCTCCCCGAGGTCATGAAGTACTCCGACATGCTCGCCCCGGTCCCCACCGACCTGACCGACCGCTGGCTGGACTGGAAGGTCAAGGCGGCCACCGACGCCGACGGCAACCTCATCGGCTACGGCACCGACATCGGCCCCGAGGCCGTTTGCTACCGCTCCGACCTGTTCCAGGCCGCCGGTCTTCCGACCGACCGCGCCGAGGTCGGCAAGCTCTTCGACGGCGACTGGGCCAACTACTTCAAGGTCGGCGACCAGTACGTCGCAGCGACCGGCAAGGCCTTCTTCGACTCGGCCGGCGGCACCTACCAGGGCATGATCAACCAGGTCGAGGCGGCCTACGAGAACCCCTCGGACGGCAAGATCACCGCCACGACGAACCCCGAGGTCAAGGACATCTACGACCAGGTGACCGCGGCCAGCGCCACGCAGTCGGCGCACTTCAGCCAGTGGTCGGACGACTGGTTCGCGGGTCTGAGCAACGGCGACTTCGCCACGATGCTCTGCCCCGGCTGGATGCTCGGTGTCATCTCCGGCAACGCGAAGGACGTCACCGGCTGGGACGTCGCACCGATGTTCCCCAACGGCGGCGGCAACTGGGGCGGTTCGTACCTGACCATCCCCGCCAACGGCAAGAACGTCGCGGCCGCGCAGAAGCTGGCCGACTGGCTGACCGACGCCAAGACCCAGGTCAAGGCGTTCGAGAACGCCGGCACCTTCCCGAGCCAGAACGACGCGCTCACCGACGCCACGCTGCTGGACTCGACCAACGAGTACTTCAACAACGCTCCGGTCGGCCAGATCTTCTCCGAGCGGGCCAAGGCCGTGACGGTCAGCCCCTTCAAGGGCGAGTTCTACTTCCAGGTCAACGACGCGATGCAGAAGGCGCTCACGCGCGTCGAGGACGGTACGCAGGACGCGAAGGCTTCGTGGGACCAGTGGGTCTCTGAGGTCGAGGCCATCAAGTAA
- a CDS encoding sugar ABC transporter permease: MSASSTTARSPKRIGFGGKSLSSWDLKLSPYLYISPFFILFLIVGLFPIAYTAYISFQDWDLVRGTGTFVGFDQYATVINDPKFWTALRNSFSIFLLSTVPQLILAVFIAVLLDQNIRAKTFWRMGVLLPYVMAPVAVALIFSNMFGDQYGLVNSILTDLGIPAIKWHSDAFASHIAIATMVNFRWTGYNTLILLAAMQAIPRDFYEAATVDGAGKVRQFFSITLPSLKPTLIFVIITSTIGGLQIFDEPRMYDQTGTGGADNQWLTITLWLYDLGWGQWNFGRAAALAWILFLIILAIGAINLFVTRGLVRDEGKKSDMSRAQMRAARRAAKEAVEASRTASQKTEVLR, from the coding sequence GTGAGCGCCTCGTCCACGACGGCCAGATCCCCCAAGCGCATCGGCTTCGGTGGCAAGAGCCTCAGCTCCTGGGACCTCAAGCTGTCCCCCTATCTGTACATCTCCCCCTTCTTCATCCTGTTCCTGATCGTCGGGCTCTTCCCGATCGCCTACACGGCGTACATCTCTTTCCAGGACTGGGACCTCGTGCGCGGCACGGGCACGTTCGTCGGCTTCGACCAGTACGCGACGGTCATCAACGACCCGAAGTTCTGGACGGCGCTGCGCAACTCGTTCTCGATCTTCCTGCTCTCCACCGTCCCGCAGCTGATCCTCGCTGTCTTCATCGCGGTGCTGCTGGATCAGAACATCCGCGCCAAGACCTTCTGGCGCATGGGCGTTCTGCTGCCTTACGTCATGGCACCCGTCGCCGTGGCGCTCATCTTCTCCAACATGTTCGGCGACCAGTACGGTCTCGTGAACTCGATCCTCACCGACCTCGGCATCCCTGCCATCAAGTGGCACTCGGATGCGTTCGCCAGCCACATCGCGATCGCCACGATGGTCAACTTCCGCTGGACCGGGTACAACACCCTCATCCTGCTCGCGGCCATGCAGGCCATCCCGCGCGACTTCTACGAGGCGGCGACGGTCGACGGCGCCGGCAAGGTCCGCCAGTTCTTCTCCATCACGCTGCCGAGCCTCAAGCCCACCCTGATCTTCGTCATCATCACCTCGACGATCGGTGGCCTGCAGATCTTCGACGAGCCGCGCATGTACGACCAGACCGGAACCGGCGGCGCCGACAACCAGTGGCTCACCATCACCCTGTGGCTCTACGACCTCGGCTGGGGCCAGTGGAACTTCGGTCGCGCCGCCGCCCTCGCGTGGATCCTGTTCCTCATCATCCTCGCGATCGGCGCGATCAACCTCTTCGTCACCCGCGGGCTCGTGCGTGACGAAGGTAAGAAGTCCGACATGAGCCGAGCCCAGATGCGCGCCGCCCGACGCGCCGCCAAGGAAGCGGTCGAAGCGTCCCGCACCGCGTCCCAGAAGACGGAGGTCCTCCGATGA
- a CDS encoding carbohydrate ABC transporter permease, which yields MTTLQNPPVAAEEALLEPGRKPVRRRRPVRGSRPGWFVYAALGVVLLSAAFPFYWSLLIGSGDSYTIRDPNMSWIPGGNFLANAAKVINDPAVNFWPALWNSIFSSALIAASVVFFSTLAGWAFAKLKFRGSSWLLVFVIATMAVPTQLGVVPLYLLFSEIGWTGQIGAIIIPALVSAFGVFWMTQYIRQAVPDELIEAARVDGASSFRTFLTVGVPAARPAAAMLALFTFVTAWNNFFWPFIVLDRQNPTLPVALSLLQSNYFVDYSIVLAGVLLSTIPLLVLFVFAGKQLVSGIMQGAVKG from the coding sequence ATGACCACTCTGCAGAACCCGCCCGTCGCGGCGGAGGAAGCGCTGCTGGAGCCCGGCCGCAAGCCGGTGCGCAGGCGCCGCCCCGTGCGCGGGTCGCGTCCGGGCTGGTTCGTGTACGCCGCCCTCGGCGTCGTGCTGCTCAGCGCGGCGTTCCCCTTCTACTGGTCGCTGCTCATCGGCTCCGGCGATTCGTACACCATCCGCGACCCCAACATGTCGTGGATCCCCGGCGGCAACTTCCTCGCCAACGCCGCGAAGGTCATCAACGACCCGGCCGTCAACTTCTGGCCGGCGCTGTGGAACTCGATCTTCAGCTCGGCGCTCATCGCCGCATCCGTCGTGTTCTTCTCGACGCTGGCCGGATGGGCCTTCGCGAAGCTGAAGTTCCGCGGCTCGAGCTGGCTGCTCGTGTTCGTCATCGCCACGATGGCCGTGCCGACCCAGCTCGGCGTCGTGCCGCTGTACCTCCTGTTCAGCGAGATCGGATGGACGGGTCAGATCGGCGCGATCATCATCCCCGCCCTGGTCAGCGCCTTCGGCGTGTTCTGGATGACGCAGTACATCCGCCAGGCTGTGCCGGACGAGCTGATCGAGGCCGCCCGCGTCGACGGGGCGAGCTCGTTCCGCACCTTCCTCACGGTGGGTGTGCCCGCCGCGCGGCCCGCGGCGGCGATGCTGGCCCTGTTCACGTTCGTGACGGCATGGAACAACTTCTTCTGGCCGTTCATCGTGCTCGACCGGCAGAACCCGACCCTTCCGGTCGCGCTCTCGCTGCTGCAGTCCAACTACTTCGTCGACTACTCGATCGTCCTCGCGGGCGTGCTGCTGTCGACGATCCCGCTCCTGGTCCTCTTCGTCTTCGCCGGCAAGCAGCTGGTGAGCGGAATCATGCAAGGCGCCGTCAAGGGCTGA
- a CDS encoding family 1 glycosylhydrolase, producing MSDALRAFPRNFLFGAATAAFQIEGAAFEDGRTASIWDAFCREPGAVINGDNGDVACDHYHRYGDDVALMKGLGLDTYRFSVSWSRVRPDAGPLNQKGLDFYKRLVDELRDADILPWLTLYHWDMPQALQERGGWTVRESSDLFTEYALDVYDALGDRVDIWTTLNEPWCSSFLSYTAGIHAPGHYSVAEGMLASHHLLLGHGQVVRELRGRDAGKNLGITLNLTVPDPVDPQNEGDRDAARRIDGQFNRWFLDPIFRAAYPQDVVDDIRVVDPAAVETWQAAIRPGDLELIAQPIDSLGVNYYHGEFVGAEPDPNPPLPGEAPTDRPGRSPFPAAEGIYWHDRGLPRTSMNWEVQPEGLTRLLRRVSDEYAASAGTVLYVTENGAAYDDELVVEDGAARVKDAERTAFLRAHLSAVLDAADAGVDVRGYFYWSLLDNFEWAWGYEKRFGIVHVDYDTQVRTLKDSALEYRRVIAARAIDNAPEGAVLQR from the coding sequence ATGAGCGACGCTCTGCGCGCGTTCCCGCGGAACTTCCTGTTCGGAGCGGCCACCGCGGCCTTCCAGATCGAGGGCGCAGCCTTCGAGGACGGGCGGACCGCATCCATCTGGGACGCGTTCTGCCGCGAGCCCGGTGCCGTCATCAACGGCGACAACGGTGACGTGGCATGCGATCACTATCACCGCTACGGCGACGACGTCGCGCTGATGAAGGGCCTGGGGCTCGACACCTACCGGTTCTCGGTGTCGTGGTCGCGCGTGCGCCCGGACGCCGGCCCGCTCAATCAGAAGGGGCTGGACTTCTACAAGCGCCTGGTCGACGAGCTGCGCGACGCCGACATCCTGCCGTGGCTGACGCTCTACCACTGGGACATGCCGCAGGCGCTCCAGGAGCGCGGTGGGTGGACGGTGCGGGAGTCGAGCGATCTGTTCACGGAGTACGCGCTGGACGTGTACGACGCGCTGGGAGACAGGGTCGACATCTGGACCACCCTCAACGAGCCGTGGTGCTCGTCGTTCCTCAGCTACACCGCCGGCATCCACGCCCCCGGCCACTACTCCGTCGCCGAGGGGATGCTGGCCTCGCACCACCTCCTGCTCGGTCACGGACAGGTCGTGCGGGAGCTCCGGGGCCGCGACGCGGGCAAGAACCTCGGGATCACGCTGAACCTCACCGTTCCCGACCCGGTGGACCCGCAGAACGAGGGCGACCGGGACGCGGCGCGCCGTATCGACGGCCAGTTCAACCGCTGGTTCCTCGACCCCATCTTCCGCGCTGCGTACCCGCAGGACGTGGTCGACGACATCCGCGTGGTCGACCCGGCGGCGGTCGAGACGTGGCAGGCGGCCATCCGTCCGGGCGACCTCGAGCTCATCGCGCAGCCCATCGACAGCCTGGGCGTGAACTACTACCACGGCGAGTTCGTGGGCGCCGAGCCCGACCCGAACCCGCCGCTTCCCGGCGAGGCGCCCACCGATCGCCCCGGCCGTTCGCCGTTCCCGGCGGCGGAGGGGATCTACTGGCACGATCGCGGCCTGCCGCGCACCTCGATGAACTGGGAGGTGCAGCCGGAGGGTCTGACCAGGCTCCTCCGCCGCGTCTCGGACGAGTATGCCGCCTCGGCGGGCACCGTGCTCTACGTCACCGAGAACGGTGCGGCCTACGACGACGAGCTCGTCGTCGAGGACGGCGCCGCCCGGGTGAAGGATGCGGAGCGCACCGCGTTCCTGCGCGCGCACCTGTCGGCGGTGCTGGATGCGGCCGACGCGGGCGTCGACGTGCGCGGCTACTTCTATTGGTCCCTGCTCGACAACTTCGAGTGGGCCTGGGGCTACGAGAAGCGGTTCGGAATCGTCCACGTCGACTACGACACCCAGGTGCGTACCTTGAAGGACAGCGCTCTGGAGTATCGTCGGGTGATCGCCGCCCGTGCGATCGATAACGCGCCCGAGGGCGCCGTCCTGCAGAGGTAG
- a CDS encoding LacI family DNA-binding transcriptional regulator, whose amino-acid sequence MTSDPRRATATIEDVAAMAGVSRSTVSRVVNGATAVSPAAVAAVELAISELNYVPNRAARSLASRATMAIALIVPEDTNRFFGDPFFASIVSGINARLSRSDYVLNLIIASNDPRDKTAAYLRSGAVDGAIVVSHHTTDTFVDRIAAAVPVVYGGRPAHGRAGAYFVDIDNVEGGRTATRHLVEAGRTRIGTISGPVDMPAGIDRLTGYREVLQDAGLQVGPIEDGGFSSAGGYAAMERILASGADIDALFIASDLMARGALAALERTGLRVPDDIAIVGFDDSPVATAVTPALTTVRQPSQLQGEQMVDVLLALLAGQEPSHATILSSELIRRESA is encoded by the coding sequence GTGACCAGCGACCCTCGTCGTGCCACCGCCACCATCGAGGACGTCGCCGCGATGGCCGGGGTCTCCCGGTCCACGGTCTCCAGAGTCGTCAACGGCGCCACCGCAGTGAGTCCCGCTGCGGTGGCCGCCGTCGAACTGGCCATCAGCGAGCTGAACTACGTACCCAACCGGGCCGCCCGCTCGCTGGCGAGCCGCGCGACGATGGCGATCGCGTTGATCGTGCCGGAAGACACGAACAGGTTCTTCGGCGACCCGTTCTTCGCGTCGATCGTGTCGGGCATCAACGCCCGGCTCAGCAGGTCGGACTACGTGCTGAACCTCATCATCGCGAGCAACGATCCGCGGGACAAGACGGCGGCGTATCTGCGCAGCGGCGCCGTCGACGGCGCCATCGTCGTCTCGCACCACACGACCGACACCTTCGTCGACCGGATCGCCGCGGCGGTGCCCGTCGTCTACGGCGGCCGGCCTGCACACGGCCGCGCCGGCGCCTACTTCGTCGACATCGACAACGTCGAGGGCGGCCGTACGGCGACCCGACACCTCGTCGAGGCGGGCCGTACCCGCATCGGCACGATCTCGGGCCCCGTCGACATGCCCGCGGGAATCGACCGTCTCACCGGCTACCGCGAGGTGCTCCAGGATGCGGGGCTGCAGGTCGGCCCGATCGAGGACGGCGGCTTCAGCTCCGCCGGCGGCTATGCGGCGATGGAACGCATCCTCGCCTCCGGTGCCGACATCGACGCCCTGTTCATCGCGAGCGACCTGATGGCGCGCGGCGCGCTGGCGGCGCTGGAGCGCACGGGCCTGCGGGTGCCGGACGACATCGCCATCGTCGGCTTCGACGACTCGCCCGTCGCGACCGCTGTGACTCCCGCACTGACGACCGTCCGCCAGCCCTCGCAGCTGCAGGGCGAGCAGATGGTCGACGTGCTGCTGGCGCTGCTCGCGGGCCAGGAGCCCTCGCACGCCACGATCCTGTCGTCCGAGCTGATCCGGCGCGAGTCGGCCTGA
- a CDS encoding solute carrier family 23 protein: protein MPLWKIHGNGRTVAPGDVVAPDERLNWPATIAIGAQHVIAMFGATFLVPILTGFPVATTLLFSGIGTLLFLVVTKNKLPSYLGSSFAFIAPVTAATASAGMGSALAGIVAVGVLLAIIGVVVQLAGLGWVDKLMPPVVAGAIVALIGFNLAPAAWNNFQQAPVIASITLAAVILFSVLFRGFLGRISIFLGVVVGYIAAAISGELDFSSVADAAWIGLPTFHIADFASSGTWSAIAMFLPVVLVLVAENVGHVRGVATMTDASVNRSTGRALIADGAATTVAGFFGGSGTTTYGENIGVMAATRVYSTAAYWVAGVVAILLSLSPKIGAVINSVPAGVLGGVTTALYGLIGIIGIKIWVDNRVDFSRPVNQYTAAVALVMAIAGFSMSWGDFQLGAIVVATAAALVIYHLGNAIARWRKTGADDGGPIPAVGPLGGDPE from the coding sequence ATGCCCCTGTGGAAGATCCACGGAAACGGCCGCACCGTCGCCCCGGGCGACGTCGTCGCCCCCGATGAACGCCTGAACTGGCCCGCGACCATCGCGATCGGCGCCCAGCACGTGATCGCCATGTTCGGCGCCACCTTCCTCGTGCCGATCCTGACCGGGTTCCCCGTCGCCACGACCCTGCTGTTCTCCGGCATCGGGACGCTGCTGTTCCTCGTGGTCACGAAGAACAAGCTCCCGAGCTACCTGGGCTCCTCGTTCGCCTTCATCGCGCCCGTGACGGCGGCGACCGCATCCGCCGGCATGGGTTCCGCCCTCGCGGGCATCGTCGCCGTGGGCGTGCTGCTCGCGATCATCGGCGTCGTCGTGCAGCTGGCGGGCCTCGGCTGGGTCGACAAGCTCATGCCGCCGGTCGTCGCCGGCGCGATCGTCGCGCTGATCGGCTTCAACCTGGCCCCTGCGGCCTGGAACAACTTCCAGCAGGCGCCCGTGATCGCCTCGATCACCCTCGCCGCCGTCATCCTCTTCAGCGTGCTCTTCCGCGGCTTCCTCGGCCGGATCTCGATCTTCCTCGGCGTCGTCGTCGGCTACATCGCCGCCGCGATCTCCGGCGAGCTCGACTTCAGCAGCGTGGCGGATGCGGCGTGGATCGGCCTGCCTACCTTCCACATCGCCGACTTCGCGAGCAGCGGGACCTGGAGCGCGATCGCGATGTTCCTGCCGGTCGTGCTCGTGCTGGTGGCCGAGAACGTCGGCCACGTGCGCGGCGTCGCCACGATGACGGATGCGTCCGTCAACCGCTCCACCGGGCGCGCCCTCATCGCCGACGGTGCCGCCACCACCGTCGCCGGTTTCTTCGGCGGCTCGGGCACCACCACCTACGGCGAGAACATCGGCGTGATGGCCGCGACCCGCGTGTACTCGACGGCCGCGTACTGGGTCGCCGGCGTCGTCGCGATCCTGCTGAGCCTGTCGCCCAAGATCGGTGCCGTCATCAACTCCGTTCCCGCGGGTGTGCTGGGCGGGGTGACGACCGCACTGTACGGTCTGATCGGCATCATCGGCATCAAGATCTGGGTCGACAACCGCGTGGACTTCTCACGTCCGGTGAACCAGTACACCGCCGCCGTCGCCCTGGTCATGGCGATCGCCGGGTTCTCGATGTCGTGGGGCGACTTCCAGCTCGGCGCGATCGTCGTGGCCACCGCGGCGGCCCTGGTGATCTACCACCTCGGCAACGCCATCGCGCGCTGGCGCAAGACCGGCGCCGACGACGGCGGTCCCATCCCCGCGGTCGGCCCGCTGGGCGGCGACCCCGAGTGA
- a CDS encoding phosphoribosylaminoimidazolesuccinocarboxamide synthase has protein sequence MGRAAPARDNGRVNDPALLDGWRHVYSGKVRDLYVPDDTPEGASGGRMLVVASDRVSSFDHVLEPGIPDKGVLLTTLSLWWFDRLAGGDGGRRIPNHLVADHVLGADDDARELIPDAVAGRAMVVRALEMQPIECVVRGYLTGSGWLEYQSTGTVCGIPIAPGLADGDRLPEPIFTPAYKAPMGEHDENISFERTAEIVGSEMAERLRELSLEIYARAAATAEERGLILADTKFEFGLDDQGVLTLADEVLTPDSSRYWDADAWRTGTTPAERMASFDKQIVRNWLAAAWVPREGEPPRLPDEIAAQTSARYAELLRRLTTV, from the coding sequence ATGGGCCGAGCGGCGCCCGCACGGGATAATGGGCGGGTGAACGACCCTGCGCTCCTCGACGGCTGGCGGCACGTGTACTCCGGGAAGGTCCGGGACCTCTACGTTCCCGACGACACCCCCGAAGGCGCTTCCGGCGGGCGCATGCTCGTCGTCGCAAGCGACCGCGTGAGCTCTTTCGACCACGTGCTCGAACCCGGCATCCCCGACAAGGGCGTGCTGCTGACGACGCTGAGCCTCTGGTGGTTCGACCGCCTCGCGGGTGGCGACGGCGGCCGCCGCATCCCGAACCATCTCGTCGCCGATCACGTCCTCGGCGCCGACGATGACGCACGCGAACTCATCCCGGATGCGGTCGCCGGGCGCGCGATGGTCGTGCGAGCGCTCGAGATGCAGCCCATCGAGTGCGTCGTGCGCGGCTATCTCACCGGCTCCGGCTGGCTCGAGTACCAGAGCACGGGAACGGTCTGCGGCATCCCGATCGCGCCGGGTCTTGCCGACGGCGACCGCCTGCCCGAGCCGATCTTCACCCCCGCCTACAAGGCACCGATGGGTGAGCACGACGAGAACATCTCGTTCGAGCGCACCGCCGAGATCGTGGGGAGCGAGATGGCCGAGCGCCTGCGCGAGCTCTCCTTGGAGATCTACGCGCGCGCCGCGGCCACCGCGGAGGAGCGCGGACTCATCCTCGCCGACACGAAGTTCGAGTTCGGTCTCGACGACCAGGGCGTTCTCACCCTCGCGGACGAGGTGCTGACCCCCGACTCGTCCCGGTACTGGGATGCGGATGCGTGGCGCACCGGCACGACGCCCGCGGAGCGGATGGCGAGCTTCGACAAGCAGATCGTGCGCAACTGGCTCGCCGCCGCGTGGGTTCCCCGCGAGGGGGAGCCGCCGCGCCTGCCCGACGAGATCGCGGCGCAGACCTCCGCGCGATACGCCGAGCTGCTGCGCCGTCTCACGACCGTCTGA
- a CDS encoding PadR family transcriptional regulator — MTVRITPLGIMVLALLREDPMHPYEMLRLMRLRHDDRILNVTGGTVYHTVARLEKAGLIAEAGTAREGNRPERTTYALTDAGLASLDEWIRTELVRIDRPVEFRVALAEAHNLDRDDVGALLDVRRAALTAQIADLSAGLNKARPGGVSEQYLIEVDRSRALAEADLAWLDVFLGRLGDPSFAWGPDAHDRTSDRYLTQRKAARE; from the coding sequence ATGACGGTTCGGATCACCCCGTTGGGCATCATGGTGCTCGCGCTGCTGCGCGAAGACCCCATGCATCCCTACGAGATGCTGCGGCTCATGAGACTGCGGCACGACGACCGCATCCTGAACGTCACCGGCGGCACCGTCTATCACACGGTCGCCCGGCTGGAGAAGGCGGGACTCATCGCCGAGGCGGGCACCGCCCGCGAGGGCAATCGTCCCGAGCGCACGACGTACGCGCTGACCGATGCCGGGCTGGCATCTCTGGACGAGTGGATCCGCACGGAGCTCGTGCGCATCGACCGTCCCGTCGAGTTCCGCGTCGCTCTCGCCGAGGCGCATAACCTCGACCGCGACGACGTCGGCGCGCTGCTCGACGTGCGCCGCGCCGCGCTGACGGCTCAGATCGCCGATCTCAGCGCGGGGCTTAACAAGGCCCGCCCGGGGGGAGTCTCCGAGCAGTACCTCATCGAGGTCGATCGCTCCCGTGCGCTCGCCGAGGCCGACCTGGCCTGGCTCGATGTCTTCCTCGGGCGCCTCGGCGACCCGAGCTTCGCCTGGGGGCCGGATGCGCACGACCGCACCAGCGACCGGTACCTCACTCAGAGAAAGGCTGCTCGCGAATGA
- a CDS encoding DHA2 family efflux MFS transporter permease subunit, with amino-acid sequence MSAPTTANTATPTRSPWPALWALVIGFFMILVDTTIVSVANPAIKAALDPSTNNLDNVVWVTSAYLLAYAVPLLITGRLGDRFGPKNIYLIGLALFTLASLGCGLSSSLGMLIAMRAVQGIGAALVTPQTMAVITRTFPPSQRGAAMGLWGATAGVAMLVGPLAGGLLVDGLGWEWIFFINVPVGIIGLVLAWILVPQLETHRHRFDMVGVFLSALALFLIVFGLQEGEHFDWAPWVWIMIAAGVLVLAVFIWTQARTRSEPLVPLDLFRERNFSAANVGIAAVGFAVTAMSLPFMFALQLARGLTPTEAALLMIPMAVLSGVLAPLAGRLLDRVDPRVILVPGLLLVGGSLVFNAVLIADPATPILMFLLPSALQGIGNAGMWGPLATTATRGLPPRQAGAGAGIYNTTRVVGSVIGSAAIAAVMQARLEANLPGAADATSGFGTGTLPEPVIAGFSTAMAQATLLPAGIVLLGLVAVLFMRRPKELVRR; translated from the coding sequence ATGAGCGCTCCCACCACCGCCAACACCGCCACACCCACCCGCAGCCCCTGGCCCGCCCTGTGGGCCCTCGTCATCGGGTTCTTCATGATCCTCGTCGACACCACGATCGTCTCGGTCGCCAACCCGGCCATCAAGGCCGCGCTGGATCCGAGCACGAACAACCTCGACAACGTCGTGTGGGTGACCAGCGCGTACCTGCTCGCCTACGCCGTGCCGCTGCTGATCACCGGCCGCCTCGGTGACCGTTTCGGTCCCAAGAACATCTACCTCATCGGTCTCGCGTTGTTCACCCTCGCCTCGCTGGGATGCGGGCTCTCGTCCAGTCTCGGCATGCTCATCGCCATGCGTGCCGTGCAGGGGATCGGGGCGGCGCTCGTCACGCCGCAGACGATGGCCGTGATCACGCGCACCTTCCCGCCCTCGCAGCGCGGCGCGGCCATGGGCCTGTGGGGCGCGACCGCGGGTGTCGCGATGCTCGTCGGACCTCTCGCCGGCGGACTGCTCGTGGACGGTCTCGGCTGGGAGTGGATCTTCTTCATCAACGTGCCCGTCGGCATCATCGGCCTGGTCCTCGCCTGGATCCTGGTGCCGCAGCTCGAGACGCACCGTCACCGCTTCGACATGGTCGGCGTCTTCCTCTCCGCCCTGGCGCTGTTCCTCATCGTCTTCGGGCTTCAGGAGGGTGAGCACTTCGACTGGGCGCCGTGGGTGTGGATCATGATCGCCGCCGGCGTGCTGGTGCTGGCGGTGTTCATCTGGACGCAGGCGCGAACCCGCAGCGAGCCGCTCGTTCCGCTCGATCTCTTCCGCGAGCGCAACTTCTCCGCCGCGAACGTCGGTATCGCCGCCGTGGGCTTCGCGGTGACGGCCATGTCGTTGCCGTTCATGTTCGCGCTGCAGCTGGCGCGCGGGCTCACGCCCACCGAAGCCGCGTTGTTGATGATCCCCATGGCCGTGCTCTCGGGAGTGCTCGCGCCGCTGGCCGGTCGTCTGCTCGACCGTGTGGATCCGCGCGTCATCCTCGTGCCGGGGCTCCTGTTGGTGGGGGGATCGCTTGTCTTCAACGCCGTCCTGATCGCCGACCCGGCGACGCCGATCCTGATGTTCCTGCTCCCCTCCGCCCTGCAGGGAATCGGCAACGCCGGGATGTGGGGGCCGCTGGCCACCACCGCGACCCGCGGGCTTCCGCCGCGTCAGGCCGGCGCGGGAGCGGGCATCTACAACACGACGCGCGTCGTCGGGTCGGTCATCGGATCGGCCGCGATCGCGGCGGTCATGCAGGCGCGGCTCGAGGCGAACCTCCCGGGCGCGGCGGATGCCACCTCCGGCTTCGGCACCGGCACCCTCCCCGAGCCCGTGATCGCGGGGTTCTCCACCGCGATGGCGCAGGCCACGCTGCTTCCCGCGGGGATCGTCCTCCTGGGGCTCGTCGCCGTGCTGTTCATGCGGCGCCCGAAGGAGCTGGTGCGCCGCTGA
- a CDS encoding helix-turn-helix transcriptional regulator, whose product MPDPLSPWDDFARRLGLNLREARARRGISQERAAHAAGISAFTYRKLERGESNPGTPANPRLRTLVALAEVLDTPVEVLLPPVPEGIAEGR is encoded by the coding sequence ATGCCAGATCCGCTGTCGCCGTGGGACGACTTCGCTCGCCGACTGGGGCTCAATCTCCGCGAGGCTCGGGCGAGACGCGGCATCAGTCAGGAACGCGCCGCTCACGCGGCCGGCATCTCCGCCTTCACCTACCGGAAGCTGGAGCGCGGCGAGTCGAACCCGGGTACGCCGGCCAATCCGCGCCTTCGCACACTCGTCGCGCTCGCGGAGGTGCTCGACACTCCGGTCGAGGTGCTTCTGCCTCCGGTGCCGGAGGGCATCGCGGAAGGTCGCTGA